GCCGTCGCACTCGTCGGCGCGATCCTTACCGGGGCGGAGGCGCTGTTCGCCGCGCGGCCGTGGACGCATACGCCGCACGCCCTGGACGTCTCGTAGTCGGTGTGAAGGCTTCAGTAGGCGGTGTCGGGCCGGATCCGGCGCCGTATCAGGTGAGGAGAGGTGATCGTGTCGCTGCCGCCTCGACACCTCCGACGTCAGCTCCGAAGACTCGGGAAATCAGCAGGCGCAGCACTGTTCCCGTGTACGGCGGCGGAGCGATCCTGTTGCGTCAGGGATGCCAAAGCGTGCCTCCACGCGCCTGGGCACGTGTCCCGGGGACAGCCGGCCACACTCAGTGAAAGGGACACAAATGCAGAGAGATGACATGCATATGACATTCCGTTCGTGGTGGGACGTGGGAGGCGTACGGCAGTGCTGACCGCGGTGACGGCCTTACTGGCGGCGCTCCTGAGCGGACTGGGTGCCGCTGGGGCGGCGCAGGCCGCCACGGTGGATACGAGCGCGTCGTACGTGCTGGTCAACCGGAGCGGCGGCAAGGTGCTCGACGTGGTGGGCGCGAGCACCGCCGACGGGACGGGCCTCACGCAGTGGCCCCGCACCGACGGCGCCAACCAGCAGTTCCAGTTCGTCGACTCGGGCGGCGGCTACTACCGGCTCAGGGCGCAGCACTCCGGCAAGGTGCTGGACGTGCTCAACTTCTCCACCGCCGACCACGCGGACATCGCGCAGTGGAGCGACGACAACGGCACCAACCAGCAGTTCCGGCTGGCCGACTCCTCTGACGGTTACGACCGGCTGATCAACCGCAACAGCGGCAAAGCCGTCGAGGTCGACAACGCCTCCACCGCGGACGGCGCCAAGGTCGTGCAGTACACCGACTGGGGCGGAGCCAACCAGCAGTGGCAACTCGTCCGCGCGACAGGAGTGCTGGCACAGGTGCACACCGCCGGACGGGTCAAGGACGCCGGCAACACCGTGCAGTACAGCTGGCCTGGTGTGTACTTCGAGGGCCGCGTCATCGGCACCGGCGTGGGCATCGTGCTCAACGACTCGGCCGCCGACTACGACGTCCAGGTCGACGGGACCACCGTCGCCACACTCGTCACGCCCGGCGACACCACGCACTGGATCAACGACCTGTCAAACCGCACGCACACCGTCCGGCTCGTCAAGCGCAACGACACCCCGGGGGACACCAGTACGTTCGGGGGCTTGCTGGCCGCGCCCGGCGGTGCCGTACTGAGCAAACCGGCCGCCCGCAACCGCCAGATCGAGTTCATCGGCGACTCCCTCACGGTGGGCTACGGCAACCTCTCGACCTCACGCACCTGCACCTGGGACCAGGTCAAACGGAACACCAACTCCGATGTGAGCTACGGCGCCCTCACCGCCCGGCAACTGAACGCCGACTACCAGATCAACGGCTACTCGGGCCTTGGCATGGTGCGCAACTACAACGGAGGCTCGCCGGACGTCACGTACCGGACCTTCTACGACCGTGCCCTACTGAACGTGTCCGGCGACGTCTGGCAGAACCCGGGCACCTGGCGCCCCCAGGTCGTAGTGGTCAACCTGGGCACCAACGACTTCTCGACCGCCATCAACCCCGGTGAGCCGTGGACACCGGACAGCCTCGCCGCCGGCTACCGCAGCGCCTACGGCGACTTCATCCAGAAGCTCCGCACGCGCTACGGGGCCACGACCACCATCGTGGCGGTAGGCGCCGGCCAGTACGCCGACCATGTCCAGCGGGTCGTCAAAGCGCGCAACGACGCCGGCGACAGCCGGGTCCGCTACTGGTCCCTCGACGACTCGGGCCTGGACCTTCTCGGCTGCGACTGGCACTACTCGGCCCACGACGACCGACTCATCGCCGACCGGCTCACCTCGTTCATCGCCGGTCTGCCGACAGGCTGGTGACGGCACGGGCGGCTACGGGCGGCTACGTCCGGTTCAGTACGACCGAGTTGATCGCCGTCAGGTTGAAGACACCGAACTCGTTGAGCTCGATGGCGGTCACGCAGTCGACGCCGTTGTAGCCGTTGCACAATCGAGCGGTGGCGTTGCCGCTGCCGTACTGGTTGTTGAGCACCTAGTGGTCGCCGAACTGGTCGCTCAGATTGTGGGCACCGTAGCTGTAGAAGATGTCCGTCGGCGTGCTCGTATGGATGTCCGCACCCTCGGGGTAGATACACACCGCCCCGCCCGGACAGCCGTACACGGGCCTGTCATTCGCGTGTGCCGAGCCGGTACCGACCGCCGTCAGAGCAGCCGCGGCGATGGCGAGCGCGGCGGCGCCCCGCGTGATCCTGCGCATAATGGTCTCCCTCAGTCCGCGGCCGACCGCCGTCGGCCGCCACCCCTGCGAGCCGAGGTCGACGACCTGATCGATGACGGGTCGTGACCTGCGGTCTTCGCGCCAACCCTGCGACGGTTACGCCGCCTCGTCCATGAATTCGATCCTGTTCAAAGCGACTCGGCGACATTCGCCGGCGGGCCTCGCCGTAACAGCGAAGGAACCCCAGCCGACGCGCGTCTGGGGTTCCTCGAGACGGTGAGCAGGTCAGCGCAGCAGGGTGAGGACACCCGGCCGCCAGGGCAGTTGGTCGTAGGGTCCGCCCGCGGTGGGGGACTTGCCCTGGTAGAGGAACTGCAGGTTGCAGGGGTCGATGGTCATGGTCTGGTCCGGGTCGTTGCGGACCAGGTCACCGTGGCTGATGTCGTTGGTCCAGTTGGCACCGCTGTTGGCCTTGCCCGCGAAGGGGTTGCTTTCGCTGGCGGCCTGCGGGGTCCACGAACCGCCCAGGCTGGAGGCCGTGAACGAGCGGAAGTAGCGCCCATTCGC
This portion of the Streptomyces mirabilis genome encodes:
- a CDS encoding RICIN domain-containing protein translates to MVGRGRRTAVLTAVTALLAALLSGLGAAGAAQAATVDTSASYVLVNRSGGKVLDVVGASTADGTGLTQWPRTDGANQQFQFVDSGGGYYRLRAQHSGKVLDVLNFSTADHADIAQWSDDNGTNQQFRLADSSDGYDRLINRNSGKAVEVDNASTADGAKVVQYTDWGGANQQWQLVRATGVLAQVHTAGRVKDAGNTVQYSWPGVYFEGRVIGTGVGIVLNDSAADYDVQVDGTTVATLVTPGDTTHWINDLSNRTHTVRLVKRNDTPGDTSTFGGLLAAPGGAVLSKPAARNRQIEFIGDSLTVGYGNLSTSRTCTWDQVKRNTNSDVSYGALTARQLNADYQINGYSGLGMVRNYNGGSPDVTYRTFYDRALLNVSGDVWQNPGTWRPQVVVVNLGTNDFSTAINPGEPWTPDSLAAGYRSAYGDFIQKLRTRYGATTTIVAVGAGQYADHVQRVVKARNDAGDSRVRYWSLDDSGLDLLGCDWHYSAHDDRLIADRLTSFIAGLPTGW